One stretch of Anguilla anguilla isolate fAngAng1 chromosome 5, fAngAng1.pri, whole genome shotgun sequence DNA includes these proteins:
- the LOC118227654 gene encoding T-lymphocyte surface antigen Ly-9-like isoform X2 yields MRSIFSTCLLFTTAVSVFGQSVELNGIVGESVKFPAAVKKGGSLMYSGITSGDVTNSHFRTASNEKFSGRLDWDSSTGLFSLSRLKLEDSGEYKVQNTDQNINTVFQLNVYNDNVPVSKPHITITHNEYPCTILCAADRGTGVTLSWYREGEKGYGSSPVRNAPYLDLPQTVERSGTYTCEARNSVSNETSDPLTVGAHCTAVSVFGQSVELNGILGKRIEFPAAVKKGGSLMHSSVTIGDVTSGKFTTPPNERFNGRLHWDSSTGLFSLSGLKMEDIGEYKVQNTDQNINTVFQLNVYKDNVPVSKPHVSVTRDEYPCKLMCTVERGTEVTLSWYREGEKESYGSYPVRNAPHLDLPQTVDKGGIYTCEANNSVSRETSDPLTVGAHCTAPGPPAIGANTGPSGSSTGIIVASVIAVVAVLIAVVFAVLYCRNRRDHTSAPSSEREGLKLNRGETA; encoded by the exons cagtgagtgtgtttggccaGTCTGTGGAGCTGAACGGCAttgtgggagagagtgtgaaGTTCCCAGCTGCAGTGAAAAAGGGCGGGAGTTTGATGTACAGCGGTATCACCAGTGGAGACGTGACTAACAGTCACTTTAGGACGGCCAGTAATGAGAAGTTCAGCGGCAGACTGGATTGGGACAGCAGCACTGGACTCTTCTCCCTCTCTAGGCTGAAGCTGGAGGACTCTGGAGAGTATAAAGTACAGAATACTGACCAGAACATAAATACCGTCTTCCAGCTAAATGTTTACA ACGACAATG TTCCTGTATCAAAGCCCCATATCACCATTACTCATAATGAGTACCCCTGCACTATACTGTGTGCTGCGGACAGAGGGACAGGAGTGACCCTTTCCTGgtacagagagggtgagaaggGTTATGGCAGCTCCCCAGTACGCAATGCCCCATACCTGGATCTGCCTCAGACAGTGGAGAGGAGCGGTACATACACCTGTGAGGCGAGGAACTCAGTCAGTAATGAGACATCAGACCCTCTCACTGTGGGGGCccactgcacag cagtgagtgtgtttggccaGTCAGTGGAGCTGaacggcattctgggaaagagGATAGAGTTCCCAGCTGCAGTGAAAAAGGGCGGGAGTTTGATGCACAGCAGTGTCACCATTGGAGACGTGACAAGCGGTAAATTTACAACGCCCCCAAATGAGAGGTTCAACGGCAGGTTGCACTGGGACAGCAGCACTGgactcttctctctgtctgggCTGAAGATGGAGGACATTGGAGAGTATAAAGTACAGAATACAGACCAGAACATAAATACCGTCTTCCAGCTGAATGTGTACA AGGACAATG TTCCTGTATCAAAGCCCCATGTCAGCGTCACTCGTGATGAGTACCCCTGCAAATTAATGTGCACCgtggagagaggaacagaagtAACCCTGTCCTGgtacagagagggtgagaaggaGAGCTACGGCAGCTACCCTGTACGCAATGCCCCACACCTAGATCTGCCTCAGACTGTGGATAAGGGCGGAATCTACACCTGTGAGGCCAATAACTCAGTCAGCAGAGAGACATCAGACCCTCTCACTGTAGGGGCccactgcacag CCCCTGGACCTCCTGCTATTGGAGCAAACACTGGTCCCTCAG GTTCCAGCACAGGGATAATAGTTGCCAGTGTTATCGCTGTTGTTGCCGTCCTCATTGCAGTCGTCTTTGCTGTTCTGTATTGCC
- the LOC118227654 gene encoding T-lymphocyte surface antigen Ly-9-like isoform X4: MRSIFSTCLLFTTAVSVFGQSVELNGIVGESVKFPAAVKKGGSLMYSGITSGDVTNSHFRTASNEKFSGRLDWDSSTGLFSLSRLKLEDSGEYKVQNTDQNINTVFQLNVYIPVSKPHITITHNEYPCTILCAADRGTGVTLSWYREGEKGYGSSPVRNAPYLDLPQTVERSGTYTCEARNSVSNETSDPLTVGAHCTAVSVFGQSVELNGILGKRIEFPAAVKKGGSLMHSSVTIGDVTSGKFTTPPNERFNGRLHWDSSTGLFSLSGLKMEDIGEYKVQNTDQNINTVFQLNVYKDNVPVSKPHVSVTRDEYPCKLMCTVERGTEVTLSWYREGEKESYGSYPVRNAPHLDLPQTVDKGGIYTCEANNSVSRETSDPLTVGAHCTAPGPPAIGANTGPSGSSTGIIVASVIAVVAVLIAVVFAVLYCRNRRDHTSAPSSEREGLKLNRGETA, encoded by the exons cagtgagtgtgtttggccaGTCTGTGGAGCTGAACGGCAttgtgggagagagtgtgaaGTTCCCAGCTGCAGTGAAAAAGGGCGGGAGTTTGATGTACAGCGGTATCACCAGTGGAGACGTGACTAACAGTCACTTTAGGACGGCCAGTAATGAGAAGTTCAGCGGCAGACTGGATTGGGACAGCAGCACTGGACTCTTCTCCCTCTCTAGGCTGAAGCTGGAGGACTCTGGAGAGTATAAAGTACAGAATACTGACCAGAACATAAATACCGTCTTCCAGCTAAATGTTTACA TTCCTGTATCAAAGCCCCATATCACCATTACTCATAATGAGTACCCCTGCACTATACTGTGTGCTGCGGACAGAGGGACAGGAGTGACCCTTTCCTGgtacagagagggtgagaaggGTTATGGCAGCTCCCCAGTACGCAATGCCCCATACCTGGATCTGCCTCAGACAGTGGAGAGGAGCGGTACATACACCTGTGAGGCGAGGAACTCAGTCAGTAATGAGACATCAGACCCTCTCACTGTGGGGGCccactgcacag cagtgagtgtgtttggccaGTCAGTGGAGCTGaacggcattctgggaaagagGATAGAGTTCCCAGCTGCAGTGAAAAAGGGCGGGAGTTTGATGCACAGCAGTGTCACCATTGGAGACGTGACAAGCGGTAAATTTACAACGCCCCCAAATGAGAGGTTCAACGGCAGGTTGCACTGGGACAGCAGCACTGgactcttctctctgtctgggCTGAAGATGGAGGACATTGGAGAGTATAAAGTACAGAATACAGACCAGAACATAAATACCGTCTTCCAGCTGAATGTGTACA AGGACAATG TTCCTGTATCAAAGCCCCATGTCAGCGTCACTCGTGATGAGTACCCCTGCAAATTAATGTGCACCgtggagagaggaacagaagtAACCCTGTCCTGgtacagagagggtgagaaggaGAGCTACGGCAGCTACCCTGTACGCAATGCCCCACACCTAGATCTGCCTCAGACTGTGGATAAGGGCGGAATCTACACCTGTGAGGCCAATAACTCAGTCAGCAGAGAGACATCAGACCCTCTCACTGTAGGGGCccactgcacag CCCCTGGACCTCCTGCTATTGGAGCAAACACTGGTCCCTCAG GTTCCAGCACAGGGATAATAGTTGCCAGTGTTATCGCTGTTGTTGCCGTCCTCATTGCAGTCGTCTTTGCTGTTCTGTATTGCC